A region of the Flintibacter sp. KGMB00164 genome:
CGCCCCTATCTCATTTCGTAGCTACTAAAATTGTAGAGGTGTTCCCAGAGGAACGTGTCGAATGGTTCATGGGGTTAGACGATTATAGGACTGAGAAGGAAAAAACGTTTTCCTTATTTTCTGACTGGAACAATGAATGGAAACGGCGCCTTAATGCGGTACGTATTCTTGCGTATCTTTCTGGATATGAAATAGAGCTTTTCTCTAAGAATGATGGGTCAAAGATAAGTGTAGAGACGGCGCTGCAATCCATAAGTGAAGGATATAAAATCTGCAAAGATGGTCAAGTGCTGGCAACTTGTTCTCTTGAACGATTTAATTTATTGGCGATGGATTGCCAAGAACTCGTAGAGCAGAGAATTAAAAGTTATGTGCGGGAGGTGTCCAATAATGGCTAACATTCAGGAGCGCCGGGACAAGTCCGGCAAGCTGATCTCCTATTCCATCCGGGTGCATCGCGGCCGGGGCATGGACGGGAAACAGCTCAAACCCTGGACAGCTACTTTTGAGGTATCGCCCACATGGACGGAAAAGAGTGCAAGAAAAAAGGCCGAGGCTTTCGCCGCGACCTTTGAGAAAGAGTGCAAAGAGGGCGTGACTTCTGACAGCCGCCAGAAGTTCGCCGCATATTGCGATTATGTAATTGGATTGAAAGAGCAGCGTGGGACAAAGCACTCCACCATTATGCTGTATAAGCATCTGACCGAAAGGATTTACCCTGCTATTGGCCACATTAAACTGAGGGAGTTGCGGGCCGACCATCTGAATGATCTGTATTCGGCCCTCTCAAAAGACGGGCTGAACAAGCGCAACGGCGGCAAGCTGTCCACGAAAACAATCCTGGAGCATCACCGTCTGATTTCCACGGTGTTGGAGCAGGCTGTGAAAGAGGGACTTGTCCCGTTCAATGTAGCCAGCCGTGCCACACTTCCAAAGGCGGAACACAAGGAAGTAAACTACTTCCAGCCGGAACAGGTGGCAGCGATCCGGGACGCACTGGAGCAGGAGCCAATGAAGTGGAAAACGCTGGTTCACCTGCTACTCATTACCGGCGCACGGCGTGGGGAAGTGCTGGGGCTAAAGTGGGACAAGGTGGACTTTGAGGGGAACCGGATTTATATTTGCAACAGCATCCTTTATGCCCCGGATATCGGTATTTATGAGAGTACCCCGAAAACAGAACGCTCCCGGCGGTATGTAGCGCTGCCTCCTGAGACTATGCAGCTACTCCGCCAGTACCGGGCCTGGCAGGCAGGGGAACGGCTGCGGCTGGGGGAGTATTACCAGAACCAGGATTTCTTGTTTACCCAGGACAACGGTAAGCCCATGCACCCGGACAGCGTAACGGAATGGCTTAAGCGGTTCAGCAAGCGGCACGATCTCCCGCACATTAACCCTCATGCGTTCCGGCACACAATGGCCTCCATGCTGTATTTTAACGGAGTGGACAGTGTGAGCATTTCCAAGCGGCTGGGACACGCTCAGGTCAGCACCACAGCCAATATCTACGCTCATGTGATGGAGGAGGCCGACCAGCGCAATGCAGATATCTTGTCGGATATCTTTTTGAAAAAAGCTTGAATTTGAAAGGCGAGTTGAATTAAAGTTGAATTTTTCAAGCCGCCTATTTTCGAAAAACTCAAAAAAGTTACAAAAAACCACCCGATTCTCGAAAGAATGGGTGGTTTTTTGGTACGGCTGAAGGGATTCGAACCCCCGACCTTTTGGTTCGTAGCCAAACACTCTATCCAACTGAGCTACAGCCGCATTTTGAAGTTTTTTGTTCGCTGTCCCTGACAGCTACGCTAGTATAGCACAAGAAAAAGAGTTTGGCAAGGGGGTTTTCGAAAAAATTTTAAAAAATTTTTGGGGCTAATAATCCACACAAAATCAGGCCTTGAAAGGGGTGTTTTGCAGTTTAGTGTAGAAAAGTCGGGAAAATGGGGGGAAACGATTGACCCGGGGAAAAGATACTGCTAAAATAGCTTGTGTTTTGAAACGGATTGAGAGGGCTGTTTCAAACACTGTTTAAGGAGGTTTTGTGTGTGCAAAAGCGAGAAAGTTTTTCCTCCCGCCTGGGCTTCCTGCTGATTTCGGCAGGCTGTGCCATTGGTCTGGGAAATGTGTGGCGCTTTCCCTATATCACCGGTAAGTACGGCGGCGCCGCCTTTGTGCTGGTGTACCTGCTGTTCCTGGTGATCATGGGCCTTCCTGTAATGGTCATGGAGTTTTCCGTGGGCCGGGCCAGCCAGAAGAGCATTGCTCTGTCTTTTAACGCTCTGGAGCCCAAGGGAACCAAGTGGCACATCTACAGCTGGTTCGGCATTGCCGGCAACTATCTGCTGATGATGTTCTACACCACCATTGCCGGTTGGCTGGTGCTCTACTTTGTAAAAATGCTCAAGGGCGACTTTGTGGGTCTGGATTCCGCCGGAGTGAGCAATGAGTTCAGCGCCTTGATGGGTCAGCCCGGCTTGATGGCTCTGTTTATGGTCATCGTCGTGGTGCTTTGTATGCTGATCTGTTCCCGCGGACTGCAGAACGGCGTGGAGAAGGTCACCAAAGTGATGATGCTTTGCCTGCTGGCCGTAATGGTGGTGCTGGTATTCCGCTCTGTTACCCTGGAGGGTGCCGGCGAGGGCCTGAAGTTCTATCTCATGCCCAACTTCCACAACCTGGCTTATGATGCCAACGGCAACTTCATCCTGGGCGAGGCGGTCTATGCCGCCATGGGTCAGGCCTTCTTTACTCTGTCCCTGGGCATTGGCGCTCTGGCCATCTTCGGCAGCTACATCGGCAAGGAATATACCCTGGGCGGCGAGGCCCTCCGGGTGGGCGTGCTGGATACCTTTGTGGCCTTTACTGCGGGCCTGATCATCTTCCCCGCCTGCTTTGCCTTTGATGTGGCGGCTGACTCCGGTCCTAACCTCATCTTTATCACCCTGCCCAACGTCTTTAATGAGATGCCCATGGGTCAGGTCTGGGGCGCTTTGTTCTTTGTCTTCATGTCCTTTGCTGCTCTGTCCACCGTCATTGCAGTCTTTGAGAATATCCTCTCCTTCTGCATTGACAAGTGGGGCTGGAGCCGTAAGAAGGCGGTGCTGGTGAACACCGTGGCCATTATCATCCTGTCCCTGCCCTGCCTGCTGGGCTTCAATGTGCTTTCCGGCTTCCAGCCTTTCGGTGCGGGCAGCGGTGTGATGGACCTGGAGGACTTCATCGTCAGCAACAATCTGCTGCCCCTGGGTTCTCTGGTGTATCTGCTGTTCTGTGTTACCAAGTGCGGCTGGGGCTGGGATAACTTCTTGGCTGAGGCCAACACCGGCTCTGGTCTGAAGTTCCCCAAGGCGGTTCGTTTCTACGTGACCTATATCCTGCCCATCATTGTGCTGGTCATCTTTGTCTTTGGCTACAACGATAAGTTCAAGCTGTGGGACAAACTGGTGGCTCTGCTGGGTATGTAACAATCCATGCTCCGGCGTCCAATCTCATTTGGGCGCCGGATTCTTTTTGCGCTGGACAGATTCTTGTGGTACAATTTCTTTCAGACAGGTTTCAGCTTCCTGGGGTAAGATGAGAAAAATGGACAGGAGGGACCCAGTATGCGGATCTTAATTGTGGAAGACGAGACGCGGTTGGCTGAGACACTGCGGCAGCTCATGGAGGACCAGCGCTATCAGGCGGACGTGGTAGGCGACGGAGCGGATGGCGTTGATTATGGCCTGACCGGCCAGTATGATCTGATCATTCTGGATGTGATGCTGCCCAAGGTAGACGGATTTGAGGTGGCCCGCCGGCTGCGCTCTGCTCATATTTCCACCCCCATCCTTATGCTTACAGCCCGGGACGATATCAGCGACAAGATCGGCGGCCTGGACTGCGGTGCAGACGACTATATGACCAAGCCCTTTGACAGCGGGGAACTGATGGCACGCGTACGGGCTTTGACCCGGCGGCAGGGAGAAGTGCTGGGGGATGTACTGAAGGTAGGCGACTTGAGCCTGGAGTGCTCTAGCCGTCTGCTGCGAGTGGGAGAGCGCTCGGTCCGCCTGGGTTTTAAAGAGTTTGAAGTGATGCGTCTGCTCATGGTAAACAGCCGGGCTGTGGTGAGCAAGGAAACTCTGATCGCCAAGATCTGGGGGCTGGATTCCGAGGCGGAAGATAATAATGTAGAGGTCTACATCTCCTTTTTGCGCAAGAAACTGGCCTATCTGGGCAGTAGAATAGCGATCTCCACGGTGCGGAAGGTAGGTTATTATCTGGAGCATCCGGGGGAATAAGGAGGTTATAGGATGCTTCGCAGACTGCGGATAAAATTTATCCTGATCAACATGCTGCTGGTGACTCTGGTGCTGCTGGCGGTGTTTGGCACGCTGGTATACTCCACAGCCAGTCAGCTGGAGCGGGAGAGCGTGACCGTAATGACGCTGATGCTGCGCCGGGATGGGATTCCACCTCAGTTTGAAATCAAAATGCCGCTGCCGGGATCGGAGCGGGAATGGCAGTCTGTGATCCCCGTTTTTTGTGTGTCAGTAGACGCTCAGGGACAGATCACTCTGGAGAGCGGTGAGAACGTAAAGGTCTCTGAAGATGTGGTAGAGCAGGCGGTAGAGCAGGTGCTGGCCTCTGGGACTCAGCGGGGAAAACTCTCCGATCTGGGCCTGCGCTTTCTGGTTGAAACCAATAAGGATGGCGAAACTCAGATCGCCTTTTCCGATTTAAGTTGGGAACGAGCCTCTCTATGGCGTCTGGTACTCAATTCCCTGCTCATCGGCGCGGGTGCGCTGGTGGTGTTTTTTATCATCAGTCTGTTCCTCTCCCGACTGGCTCTCAAGCCTGTGGAAGAGGCCTGGACCCAGCAGCGGCAGTTTGTAGCCG
Encoded here:
- a CDS encoding helix-turn-helix transcriptional regulator codes for the protein MARTRLEINPKSADRLKQLYEERSITQEWLSGKTGISQNTLSRIANKKAPLSHFVATKIVEVFPEERVEWFMGLDDYRTEKEKTFSLFSDWNNEWKRRLNAVRILAYLSGYEIELFSKNDGSKISVETALQSISEGYKICKDGQVLATCSLERFNLLAMDCQELVEQRIKSYVREVSNNG
- a CDS encoding tyrosine-type recombinase/integrase, whose product is MANIQERRDKSGKLISYSIRVHRGRGMDGKQLKPWTATFEVSPTWTEKSARKKAEAFAATFEKECKEGVTSDSRQKFAAYCDYVIGLKEQRGTKHSTIMLYKHLTERIYPAIGHIKLRELRADHLNDLYSALSKDGLNKRNGGKLSTKTILEHHRLISTVLEQAVKEGLVPFNVASRATLPKAEHKEVNYFQPEQVAAIRDALEQEPMKWKTLVHLLLITGARRGEVLGLKWDKVDFEGNRIYICNSILYAPDIGIYESTPKTERSRRYVALPPETMQLLRQYRAWQAGERLRLGEYYQNQDFLFTQDNGKPMHPDSVTEWLKRFSKRHDLPHINPHAFRHTMASMLYFNGVDSVSISKRLGHAQVSTTANIYAHVMEEADQRNADILSDIFLKKA
- a CDS encoding sodium-dependent transporter, which encodes MQKRESFSSRLGFLLISAGCAIGLGNVWRFPYITGKYGGAAFVLVYLLFLVIMGLPVMVMEFSVGRASQKSIALSFNALEPKGTKWHIYSWFGIAGNYLLMMFYTTIAGWLVLYFVKMLKGDFVGLDSAGVSNEFSALMGQPGLMALFMVIVVVLCMLICSRGLQNGVEKVTKVMMLCLLAVMVVLVFRSVTLEGAGEGLKFYLMPNFHNLAYDANGNFILGEAVYAAMGQAFFTLSLGIGALAIFGSYIGKEYTLGGEALRVGVLDTFVAFTAGLIIFPACFAFDVAADSGPNLIFITLPNVFNEMPMGQVWGALFFVFMSFAALSTVIAVFENILSFCIDKWGWSRKKAVLVNTVAIIILSLPCLLGFNVLSGFQPFGAGSGVMDLEDFIVSNNLLPLGSLVYLLFCVTKCGWGWDNFLAEANTGSGLKFPKAVRFYVTYILPIIVLVIFVFGYNDKFKLWDKLVALLGM
- a CDS encoding response regulator transcription factor — encoded protein: MRILIVEDETRLAETLRQLMEDQRYQADVVGDGADGVDYGLTGQYDLIILDVMLPKVDGFEVARRLRSAHISTPILMLTARDDISDKIGGLDCGADDYMTKPFDSGELMARVRALTRRQGEVLGDVLKVGDLSLECSSRLLRVGERSVRLGFKEFEVMRLLMVNSRAVVSKETLIAKIWGLDSEAEDNNVEVYISFLRKKLAYLGSRIAISTVRKVGYYLEHPGE